TTACTTTGGCGAGTAGTAAAGTCATGACGGTTTGCGAATACAAGCCAGGTTTAGAAGGAATTCCTGCGAAGCAGTCCAGCATTAGCTTTGTGGATGGGCACCAGGGCATCTTAGAGTACCGTGGCATTCAGATTGAAGAGTTAGCCAAGCATGGTAGTTTTTTGGAAACTGCCTACCTGCTCATCTGGGGCACCCTACCCAGCCAAGAAGAACTGACTGATTTTGAACGGGAAATTCGCTACCATCGTCGCCTCAAGTACCGTATCCGCGACATGATGAAGTGCTTTCCCGAAAGCGGCCATCCTATGGATGCGCTGCAGGCCTGTGCGGCGGCTTTAGGATTGTTCTATTCCCGACGTGCCCTTGATGACCCTGCCTATATCCGCGCGGCAGTGGTGCGCCTGCTGGCGAAATTGCCGACTATGGTGGCGGCGTTCCAGCTCATGCGTAAGGGAAATGACCCGGTGCAGCCTCGGGATGACCTAGACTATGCTGCTAACTTTCTCTACATGCTCAACGAACGAGAGCCGGATCCCCTAGCGGCCCGTGTGTTTGATGTTTGTCTAACGCTCCATGCGGAGCACACGATCAATGCATCTACCTTTTCCGCCATGGTGACGGCGTCTACCCTCACTGATCCCTATGCGGTGGTGGCATCGGCGGTAGGTACCCTGGCTGGCCCTCTCCATGGTGGAGCCAATGAGGAGGTGATCACCATGCTGGAGGAAATTGGCTCGGTGGATAATGTGGTGCCCTATCTCGATGGCTGCATTGCGCAGAAAACGAAGATTATGGGATTTGGTCACCGGGTATACAAGGTGAAGGATCCAAGGGCCACCATTTTGCAGAGCTTGGCGGAGCAGTTGTTTGAAAAGTTTGGGGCCGATGAATATTACGATGTGGCGCTCGAACTGGAGCGGGTGGTATCCGATCGCCTCGGGCATAAGGGAATTTACCCAAATGTAGACTTTTACTCTGGGCTGGTTTACCGAAAGCTAGGCATTCCTACGGATCTTTTTACGCCTATTTTCGCGATCGCCCGTGTGGCTGGCTGGTTAGCACACTGGAAGGAACAACTCAGTGAAAACCGCATATTCCGCCCCACCCAGATTTATACCGGCACCCATAGTGAACCGTATATTCCCATAGGAGAGCGACAAAATTCCAACGATCAAGACCAGCTAACAGGGTTAATTACTGAGTAAGCGCAGGTGCAATTTTTGCAAATGATGGGTGAGACCCCTCTTGTAACATTTGCAGCGATCGCTATCATTGAATGCAGTGACGATTTTCAGGAACT
The Candidatus Obscuribacterales bacterium genome window above contains:
- a CDS encoding citrate synthase; translation: MTVCEYKPGLEGIPAKQSSISFVDGHQGILEYRGIQIEELAKHGSFLETAYLLIWGTLPSQEELTDFEREIRYHRRLKYRIRDMMKCFPESGHPMDALQACAAALGLFYSRRALDDPAYIRAAVVRLLAKLPTMVAAFQLMRKGNDPVQPRDDLDYAANFLYMLNEREPDPLAARVFDVCLTLHAEHTINASTFSAMVTASTLTDPYAVVASAVGTLAGPLHGGANEEVITMLEEIGSVDNVVPYLDGCIAQKTKIMGFGHRVYKVKDPRATILQSLAEQLFEKFGADEYYDVALELERVVSDRLGHKGIYPNVDFYSGLVYRKLGIPTDLFTPIFAIARVAGWLAHWKEQLSENRIFRPTQIYTGTHSEPYIPIGERQNSNDQDQLTGLITE